In Methylococcus geothermalis, one genomic interval encodes:
- a CDS encoding MOSC domain-containing protein encodes MKIVGISIGSERQIEHAGRRVGTGIYKMPVDHPVRVGAAGIEGDVQVDRENHGGPDKAVYAYSADNYGHWREDLGIETLPYGYFGENLTLAGGGDDEVHIGDRFRAGPVLFQVTQPRVPCFKLGLKVGDNTFPKRFLVSGRVGFYLRVLEEGELRVGDRLERIAMGAGGVSVREAMLALVKGPRQQEVISRLLSLDALSEAWRRSLLEKLT; translated from the coding sequence ATGAAAATCGTGGGCATCAGCATCGGCAGCGAACGCCAGATCGAACACGCCGGCCGCCGCGTCGGGACGGGAATCTACAAGATGCCGGTCGACCATCCCGTCAGAGTCGGAGCGGCCGGCATCGAGGGTGACGTCCAAGTCGACCGGGAAAACCACGGCGGGCCCGACAAGGCGGTTTACGCCTACAGTGCGGACAACTATGGCCACTGGCGGGAAGACCTTGGCATCGAAACCCTGCCGTACGGTTATTTCGGGGAGAACCTGACCCTCGCCGGCGGTGGCGACGACGAGGTGCATATCGGCGACAGGTTCCGGGCGGGGCCGGTGCTGTTCCAGGTGACCCAGCCCCGGGTTCCCTGCTTCAAGCTCGGCCTGAAAGTCGGCGACAACACCTTCCCCAAGCGCTTTCTCGTTTCCGGCCGGGTCGGGTTTTACCTGCGGGTGCTGGAAGAAGGGGAGCTTCGGGTCGGCGATCGGCTGGAGCGCATCGCGATGGGCGCAGGAGGCGTCAGCGTGCGCGAAGCCATGCTGGCTCTGGTGAAAGGGCCGCGGCAGCAGGAAGTCATTTCCAGGCTGTTGAGCCTGGATGCGCTGTCCGAGGCTTGGCGTCGGAGCCTGCTCGAAAAGCTGACATGA
- the queF gene encoding preQ(1) synthase, producing the protein MPSQPSKTLETFDNPRPEHDYTIRIEIPEFTCLCPKTGQPDFATILLDYVPDRYCIELKSLKMYVWSFRNEGAFHEAVTNAILDDLARACTPRFMRVTARFNVRGGIHTTVVAERRAPGWEPAAPVALP; encoded by the coding sequence ATGCCTTCCCAACCAAGCAAGACCCTGGAAACCTTCGACAACCCCCGTCCGGAACACGACTACACGATCCGAATCGAAATCCCCGAATTCACCTGCCTGTGCCCCAAGACCGGGCAGCCCGACTTCGCGACGATCCTGCTGGACTATGTCCCCGATCGGTACTGCATCGAACTCAAGTCGCTGAAAATGTACGTCTGGTCCTTCCGGAACGAAGGAGCCTTCCACGAAGCCGTCACCAATGCCATTCTGGATGATCTCGCCCGCGCCTGCACTCCGCGATTCATGCGCGTTACCGCGAGATTCAACGTACGCGGCGGCATCCATACGACGGTCGTAGCGGAACGGCGTGCGCCGGGCTGGGAACCGGCCGCGCCAGTCGCCCTCCCTTGA
- the smc gene encoding chromosome segregation protein SMC: MRLEKLKIAGFKSFVDPTTIPLPGNLVGVVGPNGCGKSNVIDAVRWVMGESSARHLRGETMADVIFNGSSTRKPASLASVELVFDNSSGRAGGEYGKYQQIAIRRQIARDGQSSYFLNGTRCRRKDITDLFLGTGLGARSYAIIEQGTISRLIEAKPDEMREVIEEAAGISKYKERRHETEQRMRHTRENLERLADLREEVGRQLGHLQRQARKAEKFIALRDEERRLKLELLGLRWRALEQQLDRLKAELADSEERFRRLSGEEHACEGRLEELGQHRSAAQEKLDAQQGRLYELGAEISRLDQFIRHTQKSREELVLERERVAAELRKAESDRDEDRLRLEEMRAEGRELLEKLALLERQEMAAASARQTAEAKLNACRDRWETLTGDQHKLEGQVALQRSRLHQLREQEQQLGGRRQRLLQQQAELEKALAGLDVETLRMDAAGLEAEREEMLAATEELGRAAEGERGRLRASRQRLNEIRAGLHALQGKVASLETLQRHAMGRDRSALDEVLAAWRLSEADRLGERIEVSPGWETAVETVLGLHIEAVCVDDLAPYAENLQTRQPAESLAFCEYREGVAADGAGGGERLLDRVQSPLALEGLLGGVYCASDLVAAVGKARSLRPHESVVTPEGIRIGVGWMLVHKPDAGHAGTLARERELRECRRRADELRAQAEVLEAEAGRAETELERLEAARREARKKADEFSAQVSRLRAELAAAEARREQLGHRLAQLGHELDELADQGVELAEKRAEADAALSAAERDSLRLQDAAAQLMAERQVLEEAFAGAEAVEKSLHEEVRTLRSRAATLESNESLTRSHLQRLEQQHGQTADRLGAIVRKLEESEIPLEDERFRLEALMEERAALEAEMTRQRRRLAELESDIRRVSGERQRAEHELAALRDGVGQIKLAWQTAEVRRQGIEEQFAEFGAAPAAIVAALPESAEESVWQASVARLGEEIDRLGPVNLTAMQEYREQEERQRYLEEQERDLTESLATLEQAIEKIDRECRARFKETFEKIDTGFQRMFPKLFGGGKATLELTENNLLSTGVSVMAQPPGKRNSSIHLLSGGEKALTAVALVFSIFELNPAPFCLLDEVDAPLDDANVGRFSQLVKEMSEKVQFLFITHNKVTMEIAQYLAGVTMREPGVSRIVAVDIDAAVELASV, from the coding sequence ATGCGACTGGAAAAGCTCAAGATCGCCGGTTTCAAGTCCTTCGTGGATCCGACGACCATTCCCTTGCCGGGCAACCTGGTGGGGGTGGTGGGGCCGAACGGCTGCGGCAAATCGAACGTCATAGACGCGGTGCGCTGGGTCATGGGGGAAAGCTCGGCGCGCCATCTGCGCGGCGAAACCATGGCGGACGTCATATTCAACGGCTCCAGCACCCGGAAGCCGGCGAGCCTGGCTTCGGTCGAGCTGGTCTTCGACAATTCCTCCGGGCGCGCCGGGGGCGAATACGGGAAATATCAGCAGATCGCCATCCGGCGCCAGATCGCCCGCGACGGCCAGTCGAGCTATTTTCTGAACGGAACGCGCTGCCGCCGCAAGGACATCACCGATCTGTTCCTGGGCACGGGACTGGGTGCGCGCAGCTATGCCATCATCGAACAGGGCACGATTTCCCGGCTGATCGAAGCCAAACCCGACGAGATGCGCGAAGTCATCGAAGAGGCCGCCGGCATTTCGAAATACAAGGAGCGCCGGCACGAGACGGAGCAGCGGATGCGCCATACCCGCGAGAATCTCGAGCGCCTGGCTGATCTGCGTGAAGAAGTGGGCCGGCAACTGGGGCATCTGCAGCGCCAGGCCAGGAAAGCCGAGAAATTCATCGCCTTGCGCGACGAGGAGCGCCGGCTCAAGCTCGAGCTGCTGGGACTGCGCTGGCGCGCGCTGGAGCAGCAGCTCGACCGGCTCAAAGCCGAGCTGGCGGACTCGGAGGAGCGATTTCGTCGGCTCAGCGGCGAGGAGCATGCCTGCGAAGGGCGATTGGAGGAGCTCGGGCAGCACCGGTCGGCGGCCCAGGAAAAACTCGACGCCCAGCAGGGCCGGCTCTACGAGCTGGGCGCGGAAATCAGCCGTCTGGACCAGTTCATACGCCATACCCAGAAGTCGAGGGAGGAGCTGGTTCTGGAGCGGGAGCGGGTCGCGGCCGAGTTGCGGAAAGCCGAATCCGACCGCGATGAAGACCGCCTCCGACTCGAAGAGATGCGTGCGGAGGGGCGCGAACTTCTCGAAAAGCTGGCCTTGCTGGAACGGCAGGAAATGGCGGCGGCCTCGGCCCGGCAAACCGCGGAAGCGAAGCTGAACGCGTGCCGCGACCGCTGGGAAACGTTGACCGGCGATCAGCACAAGCTCGAAGGCCAAGTGGCCTTGCAGCGTTCGCGGCTGCATCAGTTGCGAGAGCAGGAGCAACAGCTCGGCGGGCGGCGTCAACGCCTCTTGCAACAGCAGGCGGAACTGGAAAAGGCGCTTGCCGGCCTCGATGTGGAAACGCTACGCATGGACGCGGCCGGTCTCGAGGCGGAACGGGAAGAGATGCTCGCCGCCACCGAAGAACTAGGCCGGGCGGCGGAAGGGGAACGGGGGCGGTTGCGCGCCTCGCGGCAGCGGCTGAACGAGATTCGGGCCGGTCTGCATGCCTTGCAGGGGAAGGTCGCTTCGCTCGAAACCCTGCAGCGCCATGCGATGGGGCGTGACCGGAGCGCTTTGGACGAGGTCCTCGCGGCATGGCGATTGTCGGAGGCCGATCGCTTGGGCGAACGGATCGAAGTATCGCCGGGTTGGGAGACCGCCGTCGAAACCGTGCTGGGGCTGCACATCGAAGCGGTATGTGTCGACGATCTGGCGCCTTATGCGGAGAATCTCCAGACGCGGCAGCCGGCGGAGTCGCTGGCGTTTTGCGAATATCGCGAAGGGGTGGCAGCCGATGGGGCCGGCGGGGGGGAGCGTCTGCTGGATCGGGTCCAGTCGCCGTTGGCTTTGGAAGGGCTGCTGGGCGGTGTGTATTGTGCTTCCGATCTGGTCGCGGCGGTAGGGAAGGCGCGGTCGCTGCGGCCGCACGAGTCGGTGGTGACGCCCGAGGGCATCCGCATCGGGGTGGGCTGGATGCTGGTGCACAAGCCCGACGCCGGCCATGCGGGGACGCTCGCCCGCGAACGGGAACTGCGCGAATGCCGGCGGCGGGCCGACGAGCTGAGGGCGCAGGCCGAGGTCCTGGAAGCCGAGGCTGGCCGGGCCGAGACCGAACTCGAACGCTTGGAAGCGGCGCGGCGAGAGGCGAGGAAGAAGGCTGACGAGTTTTCCGCACAGGTTTCCCGGTTGCGGGCGGAGCTCGCCGCAGCCGAGGCACGGCGCGAGCAATTGGGGCATCGTCTGGCCCAGCTCGGCCACGAGCTCGATGAGTTGGCCGATCAGGGCGTCGAACTCGCCGAGAAGCGCGCCGAGGCCGATGCAGCCTTGTCGGCGGCTGAGCGCGATTCGCTCCGGCTGCAGGACGCGGCGGCGCAGCTGATGGCAGAGCGGCAGGTGCTGGAAGAGGCGTTCGCCGGAGCCGAAGCGGTGGAGAAGTCATTGCACGAGGAAGTTCGCACGCTCCGCAGCCGGGCCGCCACGCTCGAATCGAACGAATCGCTGACCCGCTCCCATCTGCAGCGGCTGGAGCAGCAGCACGGCCAGACTGCGGACCGGCTTGGTGCCATCGTTCGGAAGCTGGAGGAATCCGAGATTCCCCTGGAAGACGAACGGTTTCGTCTCGAGGCATTGATGGAGGAGCGCGCCGCACTGGAGGCGGAAATGACCCGGCAGCGCCGCCGGCTCGCCGAGCTCGAATCCGACATCCGGCGCGTTTCGGGGGAGCGCCAGCGTGCGGAGCACGAACTGGCGGCCTTGCGGGACGGCGTGGGCCAGATCAAGCTGGCCTGGCAGACCGCGGAGGTCCGCCGTCAGGGCATCGAGGAGCAGTTTGCGGAATTCGGTGCGGCGCCCGCGGCGATTGTGGCGGCGTTGCCGGAAAGCGCCGAGGAAAGCGTCTGGCAAGCCTCGGTGGCCCGTCTCGGCGAGGAAATCGACCGCCTCGGTCCGGTCAACCTCACGGCGATGCAGGAATATCGGGAACAGGAGGAGCGCCAGCGCTATCTGGAGGAGCAGGAGCGGGATCTCACCGAGTCGCTGGCAACCCTGGAGCAAGCCATCGAAAAGATCGACCGCGAGTGCCGGGCGCGTTTCAAGGAGACGTTCGAAAAGATCGACACCGGTTTTCAGCGCATGTTCCCCAAGCTTTTCGGCGGCGGGAAGGCAACCCTGGAACTCACCGAAAACAACCTGCTGAGCACCGGGGTGAGCGTCATGGCCCAGCCGCCCGGCAAGCGCAACAGTTCGATCCATCTGTTGTCCGGGGGCGAGAAGGCGCTGACGGCGGTGGCCCTGGTATTCTCCATCTTCGAGCTGAACCCCGCGCCGTTCTGCCTGCTGGACGAAGTGGATGCGCCGCTGGACGATGCCAACGTCGGACGGTTCAGTCAATTGGTGAAAGAAATGTCCGAAAAAGTACAATTCCTCTTCATTACCCATAACAAGGTCACGATGGAAATCGCTCAATATCTGGCGGGAGTCACCATGCGGGAGCCTGGCGTGTCGCGCATCGTGGCGGTGGACATCGATGCGGCGGTTGAACTGGCTTCGGTTTGA
- a CDS encoding cell division protein ZipA C-terminal FtsZ-binding domain-containing protein, with amino-acid sequence MDRDTVRVIILVVGVLVIAGIYVWGRYKQKILDTLERSSDFDVFESEEETEALPWPATEQAEATGGRFAEAAERPAPATATSGAAAMEAVAGSPPEPAEEPPARASAALGAPFLIQFSVVKGGGARFPGESLRDALIDLDLVYGEMGIFHRYDSAYREPLFSVASLVEPGTFPVNDMENFRTPGVVFFFQPAKVPDPLEVFDDLVDTCRGLAKALDGTVLDERRAELTEARVMEMREILAEACEQP; translated from the coding sequence ATGGATAGAGACACAGTCCGGGTCATCATCCTGGTCGTCGGCGTGCTGGTCATTGCCGGCATTTATGTCTGGGGCCGTTACAAGCAAAAGATCCTCGATACGCTGGAACGGTCCAGCGATTTCGACGTTTTCGAGAGCGAAGAGGAAACGGAGGCGTTGCCCTGGCCGGCCACGGAACAGGCAGAGGCGACAGGCGGTCGGTTCGCCGAAGCGGCGGAGCGGCCAGCGCCTGCCACCGCAACGAGTGGGGCAGCTGCGATGGAGGCGGTGGCTGGGTCCCCGCCGGAGCCGGCTGAGGAGCCGCCGGCAAGGGCCTCGGCGGCTTTGGGAGCCCCCTTTCTCATCCAGTTCAGTGTCGTCAAGGGGGGCGGCGCCCGGTTTCCGGGCGAGAGCCTGCGCGATGCTCTGATCGATCTGGATCTGGTATACGGCGAAATGGGGATATTCCATCGCTACGACAGCGCTTATCGCGAGCCTCTGTTCAGCGTGGCCAGTCTCGTCGAGCCTGGCACGTTCCCGGTTAACGACATGGAAAATTTCCGCACGCCCGGTGTCGTCTTCTTTTTCCAGCCCGCCAAGGTGCCTGATCCCCTGGAAGTTTTCGACGACCTGGTGGACACCTGCCGCGGATTGGCGAAGGCGCTGGACGGGACCGTGCTGGATGAACGCCGCGCCGAGCTCACCGAGGCACGGGTGATGGAAATGCGCGAAATTCTGGCGGAGGCCTGCGAACAGCCGTGA
- the ligA gene encoding NAD-dependent DNA ligase LigA, which translates to MSAPAELIEKVNKLREEIEFHNVRYYQLDDPLITDAEYDRLMAELLAIEARYPELVTPDSPTRRVGAPPVEAFAEVRHEVPMLSLENAFSDEDVAAFDRRVRKELSRDEVDYVAEPKLDGLAVNLLYQDGVLVRAATRGDGEVGEDVTHNVRVIRAIPLRLRGDGFPVHFEVRGEVFMPKRGFLALNERARRSGEKVFANPRNAAAGSLRQLDARVTASRPLSFYAYGIGAFPEDRLPATQHELIESLKCWGLPVSPELRVVRGATGCLEYYRALAERRHGLPYDIDGVVYKVDGLQLQLELGFVSRAPRWAIAHKFPAEEARTRVLAIDVQVGRTGVLTPVARLEPVFVGGVTITNATLHNADEVRKKDVRQGDTVIVRRAGDVIPEVVRVIPELRAPGAEPFHMPERCPECGSAVETEPGETLARCSGGLYCPAQHKESIKHFASRRAMDIEGLGDKLVDQLVDRKLIGTVADLYRLSLDQLAGLERMGTKSAANLLQALERSKRTTLARFLYALGIRDVGEVTAKALADHFGSLDALMAATEDELLKVADVGPVVSRHIRLFFAQAHNREVIAQLLERGVSWERPAAAPEAGELPLRGLVFVLTGTLATMSRDEARARLEALGARCTGSVSKNTSYVVAGEEPGSKLAKASELGIPVLDEDGFLAMLERGRP; encoded by the coding sequence GTGAGCGCCCCTGCCGAACTGATCGAGAAAGTCAACAAGCTGCGCGAGGAAATCGAGTTTCACAACGTCCGCTATTACCAGCTCGACGATCCCCTGATTACCGATGCCGAGTACGACCGCCTGATGGCGGAATTGCTCGCCATCGAGGCACGATACCCGGAACTCGTCACCCCCGATTCGCCGACCCGCCGGGTCGGCGCCCCGCCGGTCGAAGCCTTTGCCGAGGTTCGCCATGAAGTGCCGATGCTGTCGCTGGAGAACGCGTTCAGCGACGAGGACGTCGCCGCTTTCGACAGGCGGGTGCGTAAGGAGCTGTCCCGGGATGAGGTCGACTATGTCGCAGAGCCCAAACTGGACGGCCTCGCGGTCAATCTGCTGTACCAAGACGGTGTCCTGGTCAGGGCCGCCACCCGCGGTGACGGCGAGGTCGGTGAGGATGTGACCCACAATGTCCGGGTCATCCGGGCGATTCCCCTGCGGCTGAGGGGCGACGGTTTCCCGGTTCATTTCGAGGTGCGGGGCGAGGTCTTCATGCCCAAACGGGGATTTCTCGCTCTCAACGAGCGCGCCCGCCGCAGCGGTGAAAAGGTGTTCGCGAATCCGCGCAACGCCGCGGCGGGTAGCCTCCGCCAGCTCGATGCCCGGGTCACGGCCTCGCGCCCGTTGTCCTTTTATGCCTACGGCATCGGTGCTTTTCCCGAAGACCGTTTGCCCGCCACGCAGCACGAGCTCATCGAATCCTTGAAGTGCTGGGGCCTGCCGGTGTCGCCGGAACTTCGCGTGGTTCGGGGAGCCACCGGCTGCCTCGAGTACTACCGTGCGCTGGCGGAGCGCCGCCACGGCCTGCCTTACGACATCGATGGGGTGGTGTACAAGGTCGACGGCTTGCAGCTTCAGCTCGAGCTGGGATTCGTCTCGCGCGCGCCGAGATGGGCCATCGCGCACAAATTTCCCGCCGAAGAGGCGAGGACCCGGGTACTGGCGATCGACGTGCAGGTAGGTCGTACCGGCGTGCTGACCCCTGTGGCGCGGCTGGAGCCGGTATTCGTCGGCGGTGTGACCATCACCAATGCGACCCTCCACAATGCCGATGAAGTTCGCAAGAAGGATGTCCGGCAGGGAGACACGGTGATCGTGAGGCGGGCTGGCGATGTGATCCCCGAAGTCGTACGGGTCATTCCCGAGCTGCGGGCGCCGGGGGCGGAGCCGTTTCACATGCCTGAGCGCTGTCCCGAATGTGGCTCCGCCGTGGAAACAGAGCCGGGCGAGACGCTGGCCCGCTGCAGCGGCGGCCTGTATTGCCCGGCGCAGCACAAGGAATCCATCAAGCATTTCGCGTCCCGGCGGGCGATGGATATCGAAGGCCTGGGCGACAAACTGGTGGATCAGCTGGTGGACAGGAAGCTGATCGGAACAGTGGCTGACCTTTACCGCCTGAGCCTGGACCAGCTTGCGGGGCTGGAGCGGATGGGAACGAAATCCGCGGCCAATCTGCTGCAGGCGCTGGAGCGCAGCAAGCGCACCACACTGGCGCGCTTCCTTTACGCGCTGGGCATCCGCGATGTCGGCGAGGTGACGGCCAAGGCGCTGGCGGATCATTTCGGCTCTCTCGATGCCTTGATGGCGGCCACGGAAGACGAACTTCTGAAGGTCGCGGACGTCGGTCCGGTCGTGAGCCGCCATATCCGGCTGTTTTTCGCACAGGCGCACAACCGTGAGGTGATCGCGCAACTGTTGGAGCGCGGCGTGAGCTGGGAAAGGCCGGCAGCGGCGCCTGAGGCCGGCGAGTTGCCGCTGCGGGGACTGGTCTTCGTGCTCACGGGGACGCTCGCCACGATGAGCCGGGACGAAGCGCGTGCCCGGCTCGAGGCCCTCGGGGCGAGATGCACCGGCAGCGTTTCCAAGAACACCAGCTATGTCGTCGCGGGTGAGGAACCGGGCTCGAAGCTGGCCAAGGCTTCAGAACTCGGCATTCCGGTGCTGGACGAGGACGGCTTTCTGGCGATGCTCGAACGCGGACGGCCATAG